A genomic region of Cryptosporangium aurantiacum contains the following coding sequences:
- a CDS encoding AAA family ATPase yields MAGRPRSGGGFLRWVELADAPPGPPRYPFTLPVVAALRDAGRLELDPAVTFLVGDNGSGKSTLVEAIAVAAGFNPEGGSRNFRFATRATESSLGEYLQLVRGVSKPRTGFFLRAESFYNVATEIERLGSFDGYGGQSLHERSHGESFLDLAAHRFGPRGLYLLDEPEAALSVQGCLALLTRIRDLVEAGSQFLIATHSPVLLASPGARILQIEASGTISPVSYDEAQPVEWTRRFLADPQRYLHYLFADPA; encoded by the coding sequence ATGGCCGGTCGTCCGAGGTCCGGGGGCGGGTTCCTCCGGTGGGTCGAGCTTGCCGACGCACCGCCGGGACCGCCGCGCTACCCGTTCACGCTGCCGGTGGTCGCCGCGCTCCGGGACGCCGGGCGCCTCGAGCTGGACCCCGCGGTGACGTTCCTGGTCGGTGACAACGGCAGCGGGAAATCGACGCTGGTCGAGGCGATCGCGGTGGCGGCCGGGTTCAATCCCGAGGGCGGGTCGCGGAACTTCCGGTTCGCGACCAGGGCCACCGAGTCCTCGCTGGGCGAGTACCTGCAGCTGGTCCGCGGAGTGTCGAAACCGCGCACCGGGTTCTTTCTCCGGGCCGAGTCGTTCTACAACGTCGCGACCGAGATCGAGCGGTTGGGATCGTTCGACGGCTACGGCGGACAGAGCCTGCACGAGCGTTCGCACGGCGAGTCGTTCCTCGATCTGGCCGCGCACCGGTTCGGGCCGCGCGGGCTGTACCTGCTCGACGAGCCGGAGGCCGCGCTGTCCGTGCAGGGCTGCCTCGCGCTGCTCACCCGGATCCGCGATCTGGTGGAGGCCGGCTCGCAGTTCCTGATCGCGACCCACTCGCCGGTGCTGCTGGCGTCACCCGGCGCCCGGATCCTGCAGATCGAGGCGAGCGGCACGATCAGCCCGGTCAGCTACGACGAGGCCCAGCCGGTCGAGTGGACCAGGCGCTTCCTCGCCGACCCGCAGCGCTACCTGCACTACTTGTTCGCCGACCCGGCCTGA
- a CDS encoding nitric oxide synthase oxygenase has product MRIEVVAADRRNVAGPTVPTTEQLAWAARVAWANADRGIGRLRWRGLHVRDLRGVTDPDAVASGLAEHLRVATRDGRIRSVATVLDPGVEILNDQLVGYAGYRQADGTILGDPRHIELTTLALRAGWPGGRPVDGGRLLPGPFDVLPLLLRVHEGPVIAYELSPERVLEVNLEHPGYAWFAELGLRWYAVPALSRHRLHFTDTLAYPVAFSGFYVAFEMACRELADQNRYNALPMIARCLGREGSRPEGFGLQEAARVLHQAILHSFGRAGMVPPTASARLEIYHRYLPRRKPGPRPVYRPIDVPPPAGAVAVTADSAYHGRRRLEAAV; this is encoded by the coding sequence GTGAGGATCGAGGTCGTCGCGGCGGACCGGAGAAATGTTGCCGGTCCGACCGTTCCCACCACCGAGCAACTGGCTTGGGCGGCGCGGGTCGCCTGGGCGAACGCCGACCGAGGCATCGGCCGGCTGCGCTGGCGCGGCCTGCACGTGCGGGACCTGCGGGGGGTGACCGACCCGGACGCAGTCGCCTCCGGGCTGGCCGAACACCTCCGGGTCGCCACCAGGGACGGACGGATCCGGTCGGTCGCCACCGTGCTGGACCCCGGCGTCGAGATCCTCAACGACCAGTTGGTCGGCTACGCCGGTTACCGGCAGGCCGACGGCACGATCCTCGGCGACCCCCGGCACATCGAACTCACGACGCTCGCGCTGCGGGCCGGATGGCCGGGCGGCCGTCCGGTCGACGGCGGACGGCTGCTCCCCGGGCCGTTCGACGTCCTGCCGCTGCTGCTGCGCGTGCACGAGGGACCGGTCATCGCATACGAGCTCTCACCCGAGCGGGTGCTGGAGGTGAACCTCGAGCACCCCGGGTACGCCTGGTTCGCCGAGCTGGGCCTGCGGTGGTACGCGGTGCCCGCGCTGTCGCGCCACCGGCTGCACTTCACCGACACGCTCGCGTACCCGGTGGCGTTCTCCGGCTTCTACGTCGCGTTCGAGATGGCCTGCCGTGAGCTGGCCGACCAGAACCGGTACAACGCGCTGCCGATGATCGCGCGGTGCCTGGGACGGGAGGGCAGCAGGCCGGAAGGCTTCGGACTCCAAGAGGCCGCGCGGGTCCTGCACCAGGCGATCCTGCACTCGTTCGGACGCGCGGGCATGGTGCCGCCGACCGCCTCGGCCCGGCTGGAGATCTACCACCGCTACCTCCCGCGGCGGAAACCCGGCCCCCGGCCGGTGTACCGCCCGATCGACGTCCCGCCGCCCGCCGGCGCGGTCGCGGTCACCGCGGACTCCGCGTACCACGGGCGCCGCCGCCTCGAAGCAGCGGTGTAG
- a CDS encoding DUF6328 family protein, which produces MAKQLTAGNAVSGRSGDRSEPRDPRTRETPTQRWNRNYLEILHEVRAAQIGTQLLLVFLLTLAFTSRFDETTRFQRTVYVVSLVLVAGATCLLIAPAPFHRLVFRRRLEAQLVRASSKFAFWGVTLLMLAFNGVLLFILDVVMGTSYALWITAGTLLWFLTWWYLAPGWARVGQRRRRKEATIAALEVASQKLHSERLDGSASAGASPALGTRPVAEAERSLPGPHPPQLRPGPTWPAPRLPMMPAPHPSLATSDQLGYPGGQLPVVGFDRPSPQPGAATGPNGSYPVPPDPAGAPGSGWTARNGRNGQAPAAVPAPVSGPVGAVGGLRSGTGVPTGAAGRNGSELPPGIGSPTGGYAAVDPLGPLALGPVSGPGPLGGPEAYGSTPLGGALGGPVPLSGPGEFGGPGPHGRTGPYATPFDGAAARGPQGPAPGRHHGISRADLPVYSTGDIPRYSTGDIPRYTTGDVPRFSTGDVPRLRADDGMQNGRAGDGMQHGRAEDGVTQFGLALPLGPAPTGLPAAGGEPAPSPAGAAGPASAGPALADPAPAGPFTAEGPSDPAADAARDGVIGRARVTPPHASPPRHGYPTPEGT; this is translated from the coding sequence ATGGCCAAGCAACTGACCGCCGGGAACGCGGTCTCCGGCCGGTCCGGCGATCGGTCCGAGCCGCGCGACCCGCGGACGCGAGAGACGCCGACGCAGCGGTGGAACCGGAACTACCTCGAGATCCTGCACGAGGTCCGGGCCGCCCAGATCGGCACGCAGCTGCTCCTCGTTTTCCTGCTGACGCTCGCGTTCACTAGCCGCTTCGACGAGACGACGCGCTTCCAGCGCACGGTCTACGTGGTGAGCCTGGTTCTCGTCGCCGGTGCGACCTGCCTGTTGATCGCCCCCGCGCCGTTCCACCGGCTGGTGTTCCGCCGCCGGCTCGAGGCGCAGCTCGTCCGGGCGTCCAGCAAGTTCGCGTTCTGGGGCGTCACGCTGCTGATGCTGGCCTTCAACGGCGTACTGCTCTTCATTCTCGACGTCGTGATGGGCACCTCGTACGCGCTCTGGATTACCGCCGGGACGCTGCTCTGGTTCCTCACCTGGTGGTATCTCGCGCCGGGCTGGGCACGCGTGGGGCAGAGGCGGCGCCGCAAGGAGGCGACGATCGCCGCGCTCGAGGTCGCGAGCCAGAAGCTCCACAGCGAGCGGCTGGACGGTTCGGCGTCGGCCGGCGCGTCCCCCGCGCTGGGAACACGACCGGTCGCCGAGGCCGAGCGGTCGCTGCCTGGCCCCCACCCTCCGCAGCTGCGTCCCGGCCCGACGTGGCCCGCGCCCCGGCTGCCGATGATGCCGGCACCGCACCCTTCGCTGGCCACCTCCGACCAGCTCGGGTACCCGGGTGGCCAGCTCCCGGTGGTCGGCTTCGACCGCCCGTCGCCGCAGCCCGGTGCGGCGACGGGCCCGAACGGCTCGTACCCGGTGCCGCCGGACCCCGCCGGTGCGCCCGGGAGTGGCTGGACCGCCCGGAACGGCCGGAACGGCCAGGCCCCGGCCGCCGTCCCCGCCCCTGTCAGCGGCCCCGTCGGCGCCGTCGGCGGCCTCCGCTCCGGCACCGGCGTCCCCACCGGCGCGGCCGGCCGCAACGGTAGCGAGTTGCCGCCCGGCATCGGGTCGCCGACCGGCGGGTACGCGGCGGTGGACCCGCTGGGTCCGCTGGCCCTAGGCCCGGTCTCCGGTCCCGGCCCGCTCGGTGGTCCCGAGGCATACGGTTCGACGCCGCTCGGCGGCGCGCTCGGCGGCCCCGTTCCGCTCAGCGGCCCCGGAGAGTTCGGTGGCCCCGGGCCGCACGGACGGACCGGCCCGTACGCGACGCCGTTCGACGGCGCCGCCGCCCGCGGGCCGCAGGGCCCGGCGCCTGGTCGCCACCACGGGATCTCCCGCGCCGACCTGCCCGTCTACTCGACCGGTGACATCCCGCGCTACTCGACCGGCGACATTCCTCGCTACACGACCGGCGACGTGCCGCGGTTCTCGACCGGTGACGTGCCCCGCCTCCGCGCGGACGACGGGATGCAGAACGGCCGAGCCGGTGACGGCATGCAGCACGGCCGGGCCGAAGACGGCGTCACGCAGTTCGGCCTCGCTTTACCTCTCGGTCCCGCACCCACCGGGCTCCCCGCCGCCGGCGGGGAGCCCGCTCCCTCTCCGGCCGGCGCGGCCGGACCTGCCAGTGCCGGCCCCGCCCTGGCAGACCCCGCGCCGGCCGGGCCCTTCACCGCCGAGGGCCCGTCCGATCCCGCAGCCGACGCCGCCCGCGACGGCGTGATCGGGCGGGCGCGCGTCACCCCACCGCACGCGTCGCCGCCGCGACACGGCTACCCGACCCCCGAGGGGACATAG
- a CDS encoding aminotransferase class I/II-fold pyridoxal phosphate-dependent enzyme: protein MTAVALPSGDRPVLYDAAHGSAPLVDAIIRYRGCETGALHVPGHAGGRTVGPGLRNLLGSTFLASDVWLTPADATTARREAEALAAKAWGSDEALFLLDGSSGGNRAVHLAQQQNPGADHVVVARDSHTSTLAGLVLSGATPHWVTPRLDQGGFGISLGIDPISLDRALTDLAATGHRASLVSMVSPGYAGACSDVRALAAVAHRHDAPLFVDEAWGAHLPFHPDLPENAISAGADVAVTSAHKMLAAPSGAALILVRGERIDAGRIGRTVQMTQTTSPLLPVLASIDEARRTMVSRGRILLDRTLDLVADARRRLAAIPGVRVAEAEDLGVPRERFDPLRLVVSVRGLGLTGLALEKLLRTPGPGLGTSGLLHPAVAVEGSDESNLFVAITTCTSPDVVDALVTALRTLSCRPRRRLRPAWDGQLVAALLAPREQVCTPREAHFAATENIPLERAVGRTSAEPITPYPPGVPAVMPGERLDRDAVAALERAVSTGMHIHGAADPTLATVSVLRD, encoded by the coding sequence ATGACCGCCGTTGCCCTCCCGTCCGGTGACCGGCCCGTCCTGTACGACGCCGCTCACGGCTCCGCCCCGCTGGTCGACGCGATCATCCGGTACCGCGGGTGTGAGACCGGGGCGCTGCACGTCCCCGGTCACGCCGGCGGCCGTACGGTCGGACCCGGCCTGCGCAACCTCCTCGGCAGCACGTTTCTGGCGTCCGACGTCTGGCTGACCCCGGCCGACGCGACCACGGCCCGCCGCGAGGCCGAGGCGCTCGCCGCCAAGGCCTGGGGGTCCGACGAGGCGTTGTTCCTGCTGGACGGCTCGTCCGGCGGCAACCGCGCCGTGCACCTGGCACAGCAGCAGAACCCGGGTGCCGACCACGTCGTCGTCGCCCGCGACAGCCACACCTCCACGCTGGCCGGACTGGTGCTGTCCGGCGCGACGCCGCACTGGGTGACGCCGCGGCTGGACCAGGGCGGCTTCGGCATCAGCCTCGGCATCGACCCGATCTCGCTGGACCGCGCGCTCACCGACCTGGCCGCGACGGGACACCGCGCGAGCCTGGTGAGCATGGTCAGCCCCGGGTACGCCGGTGCCTGCTCGGACGTCCGGGCGCTCGCCGCGGTCGCGCACCGCCACGACGCGCCGCTCTTCGTCGACGAGGCCTGGGGTGCGCACCTGCCGTTCCACCCCGACCTGCCGGAGAACGCGATCTCCGCCGGGGCCGACGTCGCAGTGACCTCGGCCCACAAGATGCTGGCCGCACCGTCCGGTGCGGCGCTCATCCTGGTCCGTGGCGAGCGGATCGACGCCGGCCGGATCGGCCGCACGGTCCAGATGACGCAGACGACCAGTCCGCTGCTGCCGGTCCTGGCCAGCATCGACGAGGCCCGGCGCACGATGGTCAGCCGCGGCCGGATCCTGCTCGACCGGACGCTGGACCTGGTGGCCGACGCGCGGCGACGGCTCGCCGCGATCCCCGGCGTCCGGGTCGCCGAGGCCGAAGACCTCGGTGTCCCCCGGGAGCGGTTCGACCCGCTGCGGCTGGTCGTCAGCGTCCGCGGGCTCGGCCTGACCGGCCTCGCTCTCGAAAAACTGCTGCGGACGCCGGGCCCCGGGCTCGGTACCAGCGGGCTACTCCACCCCGCAGTGGCCGTCGAGGGCTCGGACGAGAGCAACCTGTTCGTCGCGATCACCACGTGTACCTCCCCGGACGTGGTGGACGCGCTGGTCACGGCCCTGCGGACGCTCTCCTGCCGTCCCCGTCGGCGGCTGCGCCCGGCCTGGGACGGTCAGCTGGTGGCGGCGCTGCTCGCCCCGCGCGAGCAGGTCTGCACACCGCGCGAGGCGCACTTCGCGGCGACCGAGAACATCCCGCTCGAGCGGGCCGTCGGACGCACCAGCGCCGAGCCGATCACCCCCTATCCGCCCGGAGTCCCGGCGGTCATGCCCGGAGAGCGGCTCGACCGCGACGCGGTCGCCGCCCTCGAGCGCGCGGTCTCCACCGGCATGCACATCCACGGCGCCGCCGATCCGACGCTCGCCACGGTCAGCGTGCTGCGCGACTGA
- a CDS encoding NAD(+) synthase → MDFYSAYDQGFFRVASCALHTAIADPAANADAVLAAARECHDEGVGLAVFPELTLSGYSIEDLLLQDTLLDAVETALGTVVAASAELRPILVVGAPLRYRHRLYNTAVVIHRGRILGVAPKSYLPTYREFYERRQTAPGDDVRDVIRLGGVDVPFGPDLLFTAVDVPGFVLHVEICEDMWVPIPPSAEAALAGATVLANLSGSPITIGRAEDRKLYCRSASSRCLAAYVYAAAGEGESSTDLSWDGQTMIYENGVLLAETDRFPSGERRAVADVDLDLIRAERLRMGTFDDNRRHHAARLDGFRRVDFAVEPPEGDIGLRRTLARYPFVPADVSRLEQDCYEAYNIQVSGLEQRLRAIGQPKVVIGVSGGLDSTHALIVAAKAMDRQGRPRSDILAFTLPGFATSDHTRNNAVRLAETLGVTFETIDIRPAATQMLTDLGHPFGRGEEVYDVTFENVQAGLRTDYLFRAANQRNGIVLGTGDLSELALGWSTYGVGDQMSHYNVNAGVPKTLMQHLIRWVIASRQFDDEVGKVLQAVLDTEITPELVPTREGETPQSTEAKIGPYALQDFSLFHVLRFGFGPARIAFLALHAWRDSHAGEWPPNYPEEHRNAYDLAQIRHWLEVFLTRFYAFSQFKRSALPNGPKVSAGGSLSPRGDWRAPSDASARTWLDELHRDVPES, encoded by the coding sequence ATGGACTTCTACTCCGCTTACGATCAGGGCTTCTTCCGGGTCGCGTCGTGCGCGCTGCACACCGCGATCGCGGATCCCGCCGCCAACGCCGACGCCGTGCTCGCCGCGGCGCGCGAGTGCCACGACGAGGGGGTTGGCCTCGCGGTCTTCCCCGAGCTGACACTGTCCGGGTACTCGATCGAGGACCTGCTGCTCCAGGACACGCTCCTGGACGCCGTCGAGACCGCGCTCGGCACCGTGGTGGCCGCCTCCGCCGAGCTCCGTCCGATCCTGGTCGTCGGCGCGCCGCTGCGCTATCGCCACCGGCTGTACAACACCGCGGTCGTGATCCACCGCGGCCGGATCCTCGGCGTCGCACCGAAGTCGTACCTGCCGACGTACCGCGAGTTCTACGAGCGCAGGCAGACCGCGCCCGGCGACGACGTCCGCGACGTCATCCGGCTGGGTGGTGTGGACGTCCCGTTCGGGCCCGATCTGCTCTTCACCGCGGTCGACGTGCCCGGCTTCGTGCTGCACGTCGAGATCTGCGAGGACATGTGGGTCCCGATCCCGCCGAGCGCGGAGGCCGCGCTGGCCGGCGCCACCGTGCTGGCGAACCTGTCCGGCAGCCCGATCACGATCGGACGCGCGGAGGACCGCAAGCTGTACTGCCGGTCGGCGTCCTCGCGGTGCCTGGCCGCATATGTCTACGCCGCGGCCGGTGAAGGCGAGTCGAGCACCGACCTGTCCTGGGACGGACAGACGATGATCTACGAGAACGGGGTGCTGCTCGCCGAGACCGACCGGTTCCCGAGCGGCGAACGCCGCGCGGTCGCGGACGTCGACCTCGACCTGATCCGCGCCGAACGACTTCGTATGGGGACGTTCGACGACAACCGCCGTCACCACGCCGCCCGTCTCGACGGGTTCCGCCGGGTCGACTTCGCCGTCGAGCCCCCCGAGGGCGACATCGGGCTGCGGCGGACGCTCGCCCGCTACCCGTTCGTCCCCGCCGACGTGTCCCGGCTGGAGCAGGACTGCTACGAGGCCTACAACATCCAGGTGTCCGGCCTGGAGCAGCGGCTGCGCGCGATCGGGCAGCCGAAGGTCGTCATCGGGGTGTCCGGTGGTCTGGACTCGACGCACGCGCTGATCGTCGCGGCGAAGGCGATGGACCGGCAGGGCCGGCCGCGCAGCGACATCCTGGCCTTCACGCTGCCCGGCTTCGCCACCAGCGACCACACCCGGAACAACGCGGTCCGGCTGGCCGAGACGCTCGGCGTCACGTTCGAGACGATCGACATCCGCCCGGCCGCGACCCAGATGCTCACCGACCTCGGGCACCCGTTCGGACGCGGCGAGGAGGTCTACGACGTCACGTTCGAGAACGTCCAGGCCGGGCTGCGCACCGACTACCTGTTCCGGGCCGCCAACCAGCGCAACGGCATCGTGCTCGGCACCGGCGACCTCTCCGAGCTGGCGCTGGGGTGGTCGACGTACGGCGTCGGCGACCAGATGTCGCACTACAACGTCAACGCCGGCGTCCCGAAGACGCTGATGCAGCACCTGATCCGCTGGGTCATCGCGTCCCGCCAGTTCGACGACGAGGTCGGCAAGGTGCTGCAGGCGGTGCTGGACACCGAGATCACGCCGGAGCTGGTGCCGACCCGCGAGGGCGAGACCCCGCAGAGCACCGAGGCGAAGATCGGCCCGTACGCGCTCCAGGACTTCTCGCTCTTCCACGTGCTGCGGTTCGGCTTCGGCCCGGCCCGGATCGCGTTCCTGGCCCTCCATGCCTGGCGCGACTCCCACGCCGGTGAGTGGCCACCGAACTATCCGGAGGAGCACCGGAACGCCTACGACCTCGCGCAGATCCGGCACTGGCTCGAGGTGTTCCTGACCCGGTTCTACGCGTTCAGTCAGTTCAAGCGTTCGGCGCTGCCGAACGGTCCGAAGGTCTCGGCGGGCGGGTCGCTGTCGCCGCGCGGCGACTGGCGGGCGCCCTCGGACGCGTCCGCGCGGACCTGGTTGGACGAGTTGCACCGCGACGTTCCGGAGTCGTAA
- a CDS encoding helix-turn-helix transcriptional regulator, protein MTISPVPGSLIGRDLEIAKFDRWITGCLQGDGRAVLIDGEPGIGKSTLMRTVSLQAAEAGFTVYRGAGDELGQALPLLPFLDALEVRESTTDQRRRAALQLLRGEFSTGAAVDAVTAASEQLFALIEQLCEQSPTLLVIDDLQWADPTTVALWGRLAKAARQLPLPLPLFLLGLARPTPQGDSLRALRRAVEPGELVRLGPLADDDVTALLTSLTGARPGAELTRLADGAAGNPLYLTELIGALSRGSYLTETEPGTVDVVSGSAPRTLTAAIADRLGFLSEKVRGVLRAAALLGVRFAVDDLALVLKQSVTDLLPSLEEAIAAGVLADTPEGLGFRHPLIRTALYEELPASVRSALHRDAGRALAAAHAPVERVARQLLSADDPSGPRLGPLEPWVQDWLAEAGPALVAQAPQAAADLLRRATTGWPARAADDVLSTMLANALFRLGNAPEEAVQVAVAALDRVTDPDLLVELHWIRSQAQMQVGETPEAVEALQKALADPSLSSRHRARLLISVGRVHRMVGQVQLAEKAAEQARTLAIQCNDRWALAWALHLLSIAKVTRGGSAESLSLYDDAIAATADDLSLTDLRLLVQINRAIWLGDLDRYPEALEALREVRDEAARVGSAIRTAQAYTALCELYFENGQWDDALADLNAVPDEARDQASACQHRGMVAAIYFHRGESEAGLRNLAISEAHEQLLGLRVIAAPALARSLRSEQAGRPDEALASLLDSLTGEVEELDEMEGLLPDAIRLAVECNNPDGAAHVLRLANEAAARSANPHRVGTALYCRGLHDGDAQLLLQAAEQYLVAGRPLFRAAALEAAAARFAELGERAEARAAFSRALDGYQALDARWDAARLQNRFREYGIRRAPRVKHRQVRSGWDSLTPTEAKIAELVTQGMSNPQIAAQLFLSPRTVSTHVSHILSKLDLRSRIDLAREAARRAESSS, encoded by the coding sequence GTGACGATCTCTCCGGTCCCCGGTTCGTTGATCGGGCGTGACCTGGAGATCGCGAAGTTCGACCGGTGGATCACCGGCTGCCTTCAGGGCGACGGTCGCGCGGTCCTCATCGACGGCGAGCCCGGCATCGGCAAGTCCACATTGATGCGAACGGTGTCCCTTCAGGCCGCCGAGGCCGGCTTCACCGTCTACCGGGGCGCAGGCGATGAACTCGGCCAGGCGCTGCCCCTGTTGCCGTTCCTCGACGCGCTCGAGGTCCGCGAGTCCACGACCGATCAGCGCCGCCGTGCGGCGCTCCAGCTGTTGCGCGGCGAGTTCTCCACCGGCGCCGCGGTCGACGCGGTCACTGCGGCGTCCGAGCAGCTGTTCGCGCTCATCGAGCAGCTCTGCGAGCAGTCGCCCACATTGCTCGTGATCGACGATCTGCAATGGGCCGACCCGACCACGGTCGCGCTCTGGGGCCGGCTCGCCAAGGCCGCTCGGCAGCTCCCGCTCCCCCTGCCGCTGTTCCTGCTCGGTCTCGCCCGGCCGACACCGCAGGGCGACAGCCTCCGGGCCCTGCGGCGAGCGGTCGAACCGGGTGAGCTGGTCCGGCTGGGCCCGTTGGCCGACGACGACGTCACCGCGCTGCTGACCAGCCTGACCGGCGCCAGGCCCGGGGCAGAGCTGACCCGGCTCGCGGACGGCGCGGCGGGTAACCCCCTCTACCTCACCGAGCTCATCGGCGCGCTGAGCCGTGGCTCCTATCTCACCGAGACCGAGCCGGGCACGGTGGACGTCGTCTCCGGTTCGGCTCCGCGAACGCTGACCGCTGCGATCGCCGACCGTCTCGGGTTCCTCTCCGAGAAGGTCCGCGGCGTACTTCGGGCCGCGGCGCTGCTCGGGGTCCGGTTCGCCGTCGACGATCTCGCGCTCGTGCTTAAGCAGAGCGTCACCGATCTGCTGCCCTCGCTGGAAGAGGCCATCGCCGCCGGTGTCCTCGCCGACACCCCCGAGGGCCTCGGCTTCCGGCACCCGCTGATCCGTACAGCGCTCTACGAGGAGCTACCGGCGTCGGTCCGCTCCGCATTGCACCGCGACGCCGGTCGCGCACTTGCCGCGGCGCACGCGCCGGTCGAGCGTGTCGCCCGGCAGTTGCTCTCGGCCGACGATCCGTCCGGCCCGCGCCTCGGTCCGCTCGAGCCGTGGGTGCAGGACTGGCTGGCCGAGGCCGGTCCGGCCCTGGTCGCGCAGGCGCCGCAGGCGGCGGCCGACCTGCTCCGCCGCGCCACCACGGGCTGGCCCGCCCGCGCCGCGGACGACGTGTTGTCCACCATGCTGGCCAACGCGTTGTTCCGCCTCGGCAACGCTCCCGAGGAGGCGGTGCAAGTAGCCGTCGCCGCACTCGACCGCGTCACCGACCCGGACCTTCTCGTCGAACTGCACTGGATCCGCAGTCAGGCGCAGATGCAGGTCGGCGAAACTCCGGAGGCTGTCGAAGCGCTCCAGAAGGCGTTGGCCGACCCCTCGCTCAGCTCCCGGCACCGGGCACGGCTGCTGATCTCGGTCGGACGGGTCCACCGGATGGTCGGCCAGGTCCAGCTGGCGGAGAAGGCCGCTGAGCAGGCCCGGACGTTGGCGATCCAGTGCAACGACCGCTGGGCGCTGGCCTGGGCACTGCACCTTCTCTCCATCGCGAAAGTCACTCGCGGCGGCAGCGCGGAGAGTCTCTCGCTGTACGACGACGCCATCGCGGCGACCGCCGACGACCTCTCGTTGACCGATCTCCGCCTCCTCGTCCAGATCAACCGGGCGATCTGGCTCGGCGACCTGGACCGGTACCCCGAAGCGCTGGAGGCACTCAGGGAAGTGCGCGACGAGGCTGCCCGGGTCGGCAGCGCGATCCGGACGGCCCAGGCCTACACCGCGCTCTGCGAGCTGTACTTCGAGAACGGTCAGTGGGACGACGCGCTGGCCGACCTGAACGCGGTGCCCGACGAGGCGCGGGATCAAGCGTCCGCCTGCCAGCACCGCGGGATGGTGGCCGCCATCTACTTCCACCGCGGCGAGAGCGAGGCCGGCCTGCGCAACCTCGCGATCTCCGAGGCGCACGAGCAACTGCTCGGCCTGCGGGTCATCGCGGCGCCCGCGCTGGCGCGTTCCCTCCGCTCCGAGCAGGCCGGCCGGCCGGACGAGGCCCTTGCGAGTCTCCTCGACAGCCTCACCGGTGAGGTCGAAGAGCTCGACGAGATGGAAGGGCTTCTCCCGGACGCCATCCGTCTCGCGGTGGAGTGCAACAACCCGGACGGCGCGGCGCACGTTCTCCGCCTGGCCAATGAAGCAGCGGCTCGCTCCGCGAACCCGCACCGGGTCGGCACCGCGCTGTACTGCCGGGGCCTGCACGACGGAGACGCGCAACTGCTGCTCCAGGCCGCCGAGCAGTACTTGGTCGCCGGGCGTCCGCTCTTTCGTGCCGCTGCTCTGGAAGCCGCTGCCGCGCGATTCGCCGAGCTCGGGGAACGCGCAGAAGCCCGCGCCGCGTTCAGCCGCGCGCTCGACGGCTACCAGGCCCTGGATGCCAGATGGGACGCCGCTCGGCTGCAAAATCGGTTCCGGGAGTACGGGATCCGGCGGGCGCCGCGGGTCAAGCACCGCCAGGTCCGGTCCGGATGGGACAGCCTCACTCCCACCGAGGCGAAGATCGCCGAGCTGGTCACGCAGGGGATGTCGAACCCGCAGATCGCGGCCCAGCTGTTCCTGTCGCCGCGCACCGTGAGCACGCACGTCTCGCACATCCTGAGCAAGCTCGACCTACGCTCGCGGATCGACCTGGCTCGCGAAGCCGCACGTCGGGCCGAGTCTTCCTCATAG